From a single Ignavibacteria bacterium genomic region:
- the crcB gene encoding fluoride efflux transporter CrcB, translating into MSYLLVALGSVLGGVLRYWLSNVVNNFLPATFPFGTMMVNFAGSFIIGVTIFGLSDRGLISQDLRLFLTVGFCGGFTTFSTFSLETFNLLRNSEYTLAGLNIGMSLIICLAATFLAFVIFSQEQ; encoded by the coding sequence ATGTCATATCTTTTAGTCGCGCTTGGTTCTGTGCTTGGTGGAGTGCTCCGCTACTGGCTTTCGAATGTGGTTAACAACTTTTTACCGGCAACTTTTCCCTTCGGGACGATGATGGTGAATTTTGCGGGAAGTTTTATTATCGGTGTCACAATCTTCGGACTAAGCGACAGGGGTTTAATTTCTCAGGATTTGAGACTTTTCCTCACAGTAGGGTTCTGTGGTGGATTCACTACTTTTTCCACTTTCTCATTGGAAACCTTCAATCTCTTGCGAAATTCCGAATATACTCTTGCCGGACTGAATATTGGTATGTCTCTTATAATCTGCCTGGCAGCAACTTTTCTTGCATTTGTAATTTTTTCACAGGAGCAGTAA